Proteins encoded within one genomic window of Suricata suricatta isolate VVHF042 chromosome 17, meerkat_22Aug2017_6uvM2_HiC, whole genome shotgun sequence:
- the SUPT4H1 gene encoding transcription elongation factor SPT4 has translation MALETVPKDLRHLRACLLCSLVKTIDQFEYDGCDNCDAYLQMKGNREMVYDCTSSSFDGIIAMMSPEDSWVSKWQRVSNFKPGVYAVSVTGRLPQGIVRELKSRGVAYKSRDTAIKT, from the exons ATGGCACTGGAGACGGTGCCGAAGGACCTACGGCATCTGAGGGCTTGTTTGCTGTGTTCCCTGGTCAAG ACTATAGACCAGTTTGAATATGATGGATGTGACAATTGTGATGCATACCTTCAGATGAAGGGTAACCGGGAGATGGTATATGACTGCACCAGCTCTTCCTTTGACGG aATCATTGCGATGATGAGTCCAGAGGACAGCTGGGTGTCCAAGTGGCAGCGAGTCA GTAACTTTAAGCCGGGTGTGTATGCAGTGTCAGTCACTGGTCGCCTGCCGCAag GAATCGTGCGAGAGCTGAAAAGCCGAGGAGTGGCCTACAAATCCAGAGACACAGCTATAAAGACCTAG